The following are encoded together in the Salvia hispanica cultivar TCC Black 2014 chromosome 6, UniMelb_Shisp_WGS_1.0, whole genome shotgun sequence genome:
- the LOC125197377 gene encoding lycopene epsilon cyclase, chloroplastic-like codes for MESLAGRNLAAMAISIHPTKRCWRKMNQVGLFGNAHAHGSTSFLVRCDGCVAVPVREDFADEEDYVKAGGSELLFVQMQQNKSMDHQSKLADKLSRIQTGGDNNVLDLVVIGCGPAGLALAAESAKLGLNVGLIGPDLPFTNNYGVWEDEFKDLGLECCIEHVWRDTIVYLDDNPIYIGRAYGRVSRLLLHEELLKRCVESGVSYLNTKVERIIEASGGHRLVECEGNIVIPCRLATVASGAASGKLLEYEVGGPRVSVQTAYGIEVEVENNPYDPSLMVFMDYRDYWKHKVDYLEAQYPTFLYAMPMSPTRVFFEETCLASKDAMPFDLLKNKLMSRLETMGIRILQTYEEEWSYIPVGGSLPNTEQRNLAFGAAASMVHPATGYSVVRSLSEAPQYASVIANILRQDHVKNMFASSRISENISMQAWNALWPQERKRQRAFFLFGLALILQLDIEGIRTFFHSFFRLPKWMSQGFLGSTLSSGDLLLFALYMFVIAPNDMRKSLINHLISDPTGGIMVKTYLTL; via the exons ATGGAGAGTTTAGCAGGCAGAAACTTGGCAGCAATGGCGATCTCAATTCACCCAACCAAGAGGTGTTGGAGGAAGATGAACCAAGTAGGCTTGTTTGGAAATGCCCATGCCCATGGATCAACCTCATTCCTTGTCCGCTGCGACGGCTGTGTGGCGGTGCCGGTGAGAGAGGATTTTGCGGACGAGGAGGACTACGTAAAGGCGGGAGGGTCGGAGCTGTTGTTCGTGCAAATGCAGCAGAACAAGAGCATGGATCACCAGTCTAAGCTTGCTGATAAG TTGTCAAGAATACAGACTGGAGGAGATAATAATGTACTGGATTTGGTGGTAATCGGTTGCGGACCAGCAGGGCTAGCTCTTGCTGCTGAGTCGGCTAAATTAGGTCTCAACGTTGGGCTTATAGGTCCTGATCTACCATTTACAAATAACTATGGTGTTTGGGAAGATGAGTTCAAag ATCTAGGACTTGAATGTTGCATTGAGCATGTCTGGAGGGATACTATTGTGTATCTAGACGACAACCCTATTTATATTGGTCGCGCATATGGACGCGTTAGCCGCCTTTTGCTCCACGAGGAATTATTGAAAAG gTGTGTCGAGTCAGGTGTATCATATCTTAACACAAAAGTGGAAAGGATTATTGAAGCTTCAGGCGGCCATAGACTTGTAGAATGTGAAGGAAACATTGTGATTCCCTGCAG GCTTGCTACTGTAGCATCCGGTGCAGCCTCAGGCAAACTCCTGGAGTATGAGGTTGGGGGTCCAAGGGTTTCCGTCCAGACAGCCTATGGCATCGAGGTTGAG gtGGAAAACAATCCATATGATCCCAGCCTGATGGTTTTTATGGATTACAGAGACTACTGGAAACATAAAGTTGATTACTTAGAAGCACAATATCCAACATTTctttatgccatgcctatgtctcCTACAAGAGTATTCTTTGAG GAGACATGCTTAGCTTCAAAAGATGCAATGCCATTTGAtctattgaaaaataaactaatgtCAAGACTGGAGACTATGGGAATCCGTATTCTACAAACTTACGAGGAG GAGTGGTCTTATATTCCAGTTGGTGGTTCACTGCCGAACACTGAACAGAGGAACCTCGCCTTCGGTGCAGCTGCTAGCATGGTACATCCAGCCACAG GCTACTCAGTTGTTAGATCCTTGTCAGAGGCTCCACAATATGCATCTGTTATTGCAAATATTTTGAGACAAGACCATGTTAAAAACATGTTCGCGAGCTCAAGAATTTCAgagaatatctcaatgcaag CGTGGAATGCCCTTTGGCCGCAGGAGAGGAAAAGACAACGAGCATTTTTTCTGTTTGGATTAGCCCTGATACTGCAACTGGATATTGAGGGCATAAGGACCTTCTTCCACTCATTTTTCCGTTTGCCGAAATG GATGTCACAGGGGTTCCTCGGCTCGACTTTGTCGTCAGGAGACCTCCTCTTGTTTGCACTATACATGTTTGTGATAGCACCCAATGACATGAGAAAGAGCTTAATCAATCATCTCATATCTGATCCTACTGGTGGAATTATGGTAAAAACTTATCTTACACTATAG
- the LOC125195802 gene encoding peroxisomal membrane protein 11-4: MNDKVDKLVIFLAKRDGIDKLVKTFQYVSKLVHYQIEKSHPDYAGRAKQWEVAAGLSRKAFRSGRFLTGFNALRRSPGPTPGLRLLAVLANAGEMVYFFFDHFLWLSRIGVLDARLARRMSFVSAFGESFGYVFFIIADLIMIRDGIREERRIGDGDGKAVGKIRADRVMRLMGVAANVADLFIAVADIEPNPFCNHVITLGISGLVSAWAGWYRNWPS, encoded by the coding sequence atgaacgaCAAAGTCGACAAACTCGTAATATTCCTAGCGAAGAGAGACGGCATCGACAAGCTGGTGAAAACCTTTCAATACGTCTCCAAACTAGTCCACTACCAAATCGAGAAATCCCACCCCGACTACGCGGGCCGGGCCAAGCAGTGGGAGGTCGCCGCGGGCCTCAGCCGCAAGGCCTTCCGCAGCGGCCGCTTCCTCACTGGCTTCAACGCGCTGCGGAGGAGCCCCGGCCCCACCCCGGGTTTGCGCCTGCTGGCCGTGCTGGCCAATGCGGGGGAGATGGTCTACTTCTTCTTCGACCATTTCCTCTGGCTGTCGAGGATCGGGGTCCTCGACGCCAGGCTGGCGAGGCGAATGAGCTTCGTCTCGGCCTTTGGGGAGTCGTTCGGGTACGTGTTTTTCATAATAGCGGATTTGATTATGATTAGGGATGGGATTAGGGAGGAGAGGAGGATTGGGGATGGGGATGGGAAGGCGGTGGGGAAGATTAGGGCGGATAGGGTGATGAGGCTGATGGGGGTGGCGGCGAATGTGGCGGATTTGTTCATCGCGGTGGCGGATATTGAGCCTAATCCCTTTTGTAATCATGTTATTACGCTAGGGATTAGTGGGTTGGTTTCTGCATGGGCGGGTTGGTATAGGAATTGGccctcttaa